One segment of Alnus glutinosa chromosome 2, dhAlnGlut1.1, whole genome shotgun sequence DNA contains the following:
- the LOC133860560 gene encoding uncharacterized mitochondrial protein AtMg00810-like has product MTPPPGFVANGESQVCKLVKSLYGLKQASRQWFSKFSTTLLSHGFTQSKADYSLFTRTQGSSFIALLVYVDDIILASNDPAAISDLTVFLNKQFKLKDLGSLKYFLGLEVARSDKGISICQRKHALEILEDAGLLACKPAKFPMEQNLKLSSKDGVSLDDPSSYRRLVGRLIYLTITRPDLAFAVQHLSQFMQDPHQPHLDAVHRLLRYIKHSPGQGILFPSDFNLRLKAFCDADWAGCVDTRRSVTGYCVFLGDSLISWKSKKQQTVSRSSAESEYRAMASTCSLHIAANPVFHERTKHIELDCHFVREKIQLGLIRTLHVKSHLQLADIFTKPLGCVLFHNLLSKMNIIDIFHLEGEYQPIKHQPDQRSTSKIEYSKEQDINQLEDTNQHTVIQAVIE; this is encoded by the exons ATGACTCCACCTCCAGGTTTTGTTGCCAATGGGGAGTCTCAAGTATGTAAACTAGTAAAATCTCTTTATGGATTGAAGCAGGCTTCTAGACAGTGGTTTTCAAAATTCTCCACTACTTTGCTCAGTCATGGTTTCACTCAGTCTAAAGCCGACTACTCTCTCTTTACTCGTACTCAAGGATCATCTTTTATTGCTCTCTtagtttatgttgatgacataatACTAGCAAGTAATGATCCGGCTGCAATTTCTGATTTGACAGTGTTTcttaataaacaattcaaactcAAGGACTTGGGttccttaaaatattttttgggattGGAGGTTGCCCGTTCTGATAAAGGCATTTCTATTTGCCAACGGAAACATGCACTTGAAATACTTGAAGATGCTGGTTTATTAGCTTGCAAACCTGCCAAGTTTCCAATGGAACAGAATCTCAAACTTTCAAGCAAGGATGGTGTTTCTTTGGATGATCCTTCCAGTTATAGACGTCTTGTGGGTAGATTAATCTACCTCACCATCACACGTCCTGATTTGGCTTTTGCAGTTCAACATCTTAGTCAGTTTATGCAGGACCCTCATCAACCACATTTAGATGCTGTTCATCGGTTGCTGAGATACATCAAACACTCTCCAGGTCAAGGAATTTTATTTCCTTCTGATTTTAATCTTCGTCTTAAAGCATTttgtgatgctgattgggcaggGTGTGTAGATACCCGGCGATCCGTAACTGGTTACTGTGTTTTTCTAGGTGATTCTTTAATCTCTTGGAAGTCCAAGAAGCAACAAACAGTCTCCCGGTCCTCTGCTGAATCTGAATATAGGGCCATGGCTTCCACATGTT CTTTGCATATTGCTGCTAACCCAGTCTTCCATGAGAGGACCAAGCACATTGAGCTTGACTGCCATTTTGTTCGGGAAAAAATTCAACTTGGTCTTATTCGCACTCTTCATGTTAAATCTCATCTACAATTGGCAGACATCTTTACTAAGCCTCTTGGCTGTGTTCTCTTTCATAATCTACTGTCCAAGATGAATATCATAGATATctttcatcttgagggggagtatcaaCCTATCAAGCATCAGCCAGATCAACGTAGCACGTCCAAAATAGAATACAGCAAGGAGCAAGACATAAATCAACTTGAAGATACAAATCAACATACTGTTATCCAGGCTGTCATTGAATAA
- the LOC133860865 gene encoding myb-related protein 306, producing the protein MGRPPCCDKEGIKKGPWTPEEDILLVSYIQEHGPGNWRAVPTNTGLLRCSKSCRLRWTNYLRPGIKRGNFTDHEEKMIIHLQALLGNRWAAIASYLPQRTDNDIKNYWNTHLKKKLKKLQTGSEGHSRDGFSASQPMARGQWERRLQTDIHMAKQALCEALSPEKPSCFPNTIPAQSSTYASSTENIARLLKGWKRNSPNPAMTQNSLNNMSGTDSVSSEGTPSKANDNGFELSEAFESLFGFESFDSSYSDTSQSVSPEASLFQDESKPESGAQLPLSSLEKWLFDEGANQGKDFLGDITIDDQANFF; encoded by the exons ATGGGTAGGCCTCCTTGTTGTGACAAAGAGGGGATCAAGAAAGGACCATGGACTCCTGAAGAAGATATCTTATTAGTCTCTTATATTCAAGAACATGGCCCCGGCAATTGGAGGGCTGTTCCTACCAATACAG GGTTGCTTAGATGTAGTAAGAGTTGCAGACTTAGATGGACTAATTACCTGAGGCCAGGGATCAAACGTGGTAACTTTACAGACCATGAGGAGAAGATGATAATCCACCTTCAAGCTCTTTTGGGCAATAG ATGGGCTGCCATAGCTTCATACCTCCCGCAAAGAACAGATAATGATATTAAAAACTATTGGAACACCCATTTGAAGAAGAAGCTGAAGAAGCTTCAAACAGGCTCAGAAGGCCATTCCAGAGATGGGTTCTCAGCTTCACAACCAATGGCCAGAGGTCAGTGGGAGAGAAGGCTCCAAACTGACATCCACATGGCCAAGCAAGCTCTTTGCGAGGCTCTCTCCCCAGAGAAACCAAGCTGCTTCCCTAACACAATACCAGCTCAATCATCAACCTATGCATCGAGCACtgaaaacattgcccgcttgCTCAAAGGTTGGAAGAGAAATTCCCCAAACCCAGCGATGACTCAAAACTCATTGAACAACATGAGCGGGACTGATTCTGTATCCAGTGAGGGAACTCCAAGCAAGGCAAACGACAACGGTTTTGAACTGTCCGAGGCATTTGAATCTCTGTTCGGTTTTGAGTCCTTCGACTCTTCATATTCTGATACATCACAGTCCGTGTCACCTGAGGCAAGCCTTTTCCAAGATGAAAGCAAGCCGGAATCTGGTGCCCAGCTGCCGTTGTCATCGCTTGAGAAGTGGTTGTTTGATGAAGGTGCCAATCAGGGGAAAGATTTCCTTGGTGATATCACAATAGATGACCAAGCTAATTTTTTCTAA